One window of Marinobacterium aestuarii genomic DNA carries:
- a CDS encoding chaperone modulator CbpM, producing MTPSSHIIEMTLDEFIHASHLPSDILQRMIEAGILDPHADAAGEWRFEFQMVFTARRALRLHRELEIDWSGIALALDLLNELEQLRDENRMLRQRLGRFTDD from the coding sequence GCTCTCACATCATTGAAATGACCCTGGACGAGTTCATTCACGCCTCTCACCTGCCAAGCGACATCCTGCAGCGAATGATTGAGGCCGGCATTCTGGACCCGCACGCAGATGCAGCCGGTGAATGGCGTTTCGAATTTCAGATGGTCTTTACTGCCCGGCGGGCATTGCGTCTGCATCGAGAGCTTGAGATTGACTGGTCCGGGATTGCACTGGCGCTTGATCTTCTGAACGAACTGGAGCAGCTCAGAGACGAAAACCGCATGCTCCGGCAACGCCTGGGACGATTTACCGATGACTGA